Sequence from the Fragaria vesca subsp. vesca linkage group LG4, FraVesHawaii_1.0, whole genome shotgun sequence genome:
ATAACAATTCCAACTCTACATACATCTCAGCCCTTCATTCCCTCTACCTTCTCTCTACAAGGAGGGGAGCCCAGAAAAATAGACAAAAACAAAACCAAAGAAAAAAGGGATGCATGATGCATTTCCCCAGAAAAATTTCAACTACCATCTCTGTCTTGCATGAGGGACTTATATGTTTGATGTCACAGAGACTATTCCTTCCCTATTATTTAGCAACAAAGACGAAATTAACAGAAGAAGCCTATGGTGAAGGTCTTATTGAGCTCTTTTTTCTTTTCTTTTCATTCAGTGAAGTATTTCTATTGGGAATAATCCCCATAAAACATCATCAGCTTCCTTCTTCTTCTTCCAACAACATCTCCTGATAACGGCATTCACTGCTGCAGAAAGCCTTCTCACCTCTGCAGCAAGTAGCAACCAAACACTATATTAAAATGAGTTCAAGTGTTCAACACCCAAATCGAACAAAGACTAGAAAGTCGTAAACAAAAATGACCAAGAATTTTCAAAACGGGGCAGACAAGTGACATGTTACCCTGCATAATAAGGAAAGCTTTGGAAATTCAGATATACTCCGTCATGTTATCCAAAAGATGGATATGTAGATCTAACAATACTACTATATTGCCAATCAATAACCAATTGCACTATACTATGAATAGGAATCCCAGTATAATTAATATACACCAATCATATACTAGTATCATATGCAGATTCTAATCCAAAATTGAATAAAGTCTCAAACTTGACATTATTGACAGTATTATATAAACAACCACCAACCATTCAAACACAATGAATAAGAAAAAACTAAAAACAACACCAACAGAATTAAACTAAGATCAAACTGAGAAACCCACCAAAAACAACCAAATTTGATTGGGGCTTTCCTTTTTGTATATATTAGAACAAAGGATTTTGAGCTACCAATAAATAGTATTAATGGAAATAATGAAACCAACCTGTACATGTAAATATCTTTGCCCTGTCCAATATTGTTCTTGCAATGGTAGCAGAAGCTGAGGAAACTCTCAGACGGGTAACTTGACTTGTTTTCCTTCCGGGTAGGAGAAAGTTGAGGCACACCATCACAGCTCTCCACAACGCGGTTGTCAAAGATATGAGTAGTTTTTGGATTTGGTCCATGAGAAATCACACAAGTATAATCCTCAGAAAGCTCCATTTCACTAACAGAGAGACACCCTTTGAAAACCTGAGGCGAAACTGGAGTCTCATTGCCGGAACTCACAGTCCCAAATGGGGACTTCTTAGCCGGAGACTGAGACAGGCCGGAAGAGAGTGGACCCAAATGAGAATTAGTCCTTTCGATTCCGAAAACGGCTTCAAGTTTTGGTGATTCAGAAGAGGGGAGAACAGAGGATGGCAGAGGAGGGATTTGAATCTTGAGCTGTGAACCGAAAATAACCATTCGGGTTTGAGGCTTTGATGGTTTTGGATCAGAGCCATCATCGTCAATCAGAGCATCAACAATGGCAAGGCCAGTGCCTTTGGAGTCCAATTTGTCCCAGTGGCGCTTTGTTTCAGGTTCTGGGGTTTTGGGTGTGTTTGATTCCGACCAGAACGGGTTTCTGAGACCAAAGAATGGCTTGGTTTCCAGAATGGAAGTTGGGCTCATAACAGCTTCAGTTTCGGAGAAGGGTTTTGAGGTGAAGCTAGTGAACAATCTTGGAGTAGAGAAGAAAGATGGAGTAGGTCTAGGAGAAGGCAGAGAGCTATTGTCCGCCATTAGAGGAGCTTCAAAGTCCAAACAAACCAACTGCAAAAGCAAGAACAGAAACTACAAATCCACCCAAATATTGAGAAACTATTCTCTGCTACAACTCTGTGACCTCCATTTTCAAAAGGACTGGCAGAAAAACCCAGTAGAGGAAAGTATCAAAAAATAGAAAGAGCTGAGCTCACACAGTTCTTCCGCGACTTTCTCGCTAGCTCTTCTTTCTCAAAAGCTCTCTGTTGTGGAATCAATCAATCAATCAGAGAAAGAGAGAAAGAAAAGAATCCGAAAGCAGCTGAAAGAAGAGGCCCAAGAGTCGTGATCGAAGGACAAGACGTGCATGCATCAGACATCTGAACAAAGAAAGTTTGTATTTTTGTTCCTTCTTTTGTTGGGCAGGCTTTAAAATTTTCTCTTCAGCTTTTGTTTTTACCCTCCTCTCCACAATTATCTCAGCTGAATTTGATTTGTTTCAGAAAGGGAGACGACGATTCAGGGTTTGGGAGCACACAAACAAGACGAGTCACGATGGTAAAGCAGGATTATGAACTATGAAGTTGAACACGAGTGAGGAACAAATCCCAGAATAAGAGTGGTGATGATCATGAACCATGATCATCGTTATGTGTGTGTGGGAGTGGGGTTTTTTTTACTGTGCTTTACTGTGCTTTTTTTTTGGCTGCTTTTTTTGCCCACTAAAAATCAGTTTCCCGTCATCACTCCCTGAAAAATCGACATGAGTTGCAGAGAGCAACAGTAGTGAAGTGTGAGAAAGAGAGAGAGTGAGCTCGTGGGTTTTAAGGGTTGGTGGGTGATTATATAGAGGGAGTGCATGAGAATCAGTGGGTTTGAATAGGGGTGTTACTTCGGAACCGAAAACCGAAAAAAACCGAACCGAAAACCGGAAAAACCGAACCGAAAAAAAAACCGGGCCGAAAAAAAAACCGGGCCGAACCAGATATGTTCGGTTCAGTTTTCGGTTTGGGTTCAGCAAAAACCGAACCGGACCGAGAAAACCGAAGTCAACGACTTCACAAGTCAACTTTTCAAAACGAGGTCGTTTTTGGTTTTTTGTTTTTACCCGAAACCCTATTACAGCTTGTGTTTTTGATTGTTTCACTTTTACACTATCGCAGTATCGCCTCCTCTCTTTTTTTTTCTTTGTCATCGGCTCATCGCCTCCTCTCCTCTCTGACTTCAGTCCTCCAACCTCTCCTCTCCTCTCCTTTCAATCCCTCTCTCTAGTGCAAGGTATTTTACTATGGTGAAAAAGAGAGAAAATTGAAGAACNNNNNNNNNNNNNNNNNNNNCTTATTCTTGATCCACGACACAAATTTGAGAAACTTGTTGATTATTTAGAAGTTGTCTTTGGGGATGAGGATGAGTACCATAGGGTGGAAGTTGTCTCATTGAGTGTGAAGGAGCTTTTGTATGACATTTACAATGTGTATGAAGAGGAGGAAAAAGATGTTAGAGGGGTTGGTGAGTCTCAAGCATCCAATGATATGATTAAGATTCCTTTAGCCACGGGTGTTACCGAGTTTGAGAGAAAGCTAAAGGAGAAGGAGTTGAAGAGAAAAGCAAAGAAAGCCGAGATTATTAACAATGATGTTGATAGATATATTAGTGATCCTATTGAAGGAGACGATGAAGGGTTTGACTTGTTGAATTGGTGGAGAGTGAATGGGGTTTCTAGGTACCCGATATTGACCCGCATTGCAAAAGACATTCTAGGTATTCCGGTATCCACTATATCTTCGGAATCTTCTTTTAGCACTAGTGGGAGAGTCATTAATCCACATCGAAGCTCTTTAAGTCCAAAAATGGTGCAAGCCTTGATATGCACACAAAGTTGGCTTAGAGGTGAAACTATTGCTATGCATCATGTGCCATCAAGTGAGGAGATTGAGCTATGTGAAGAGGCGGAAAAAGATAATAGTTTTAGGTTATTTTTTAATGTTTGATTTGATTAATTTGTTTTACATTATATTACATCATTTACATGTATGATTTTCTTTTCTAACCTTTTGTTTTTTTCTTTTGTTTTTTTGTATGTAGAAATATTGGAGATGCCATCATTGTCAAGTAGGCAAAATGTGAAGTGTGGTATGTTGCCTCCTAAAATGAAGATTATGAAGCAAACAACATTGCGAGGATGAGATGATGTTGATACTTGATAAAGATTTGAACATTGTGGATTTTATTTTCAATTTGTGGACTTTTAAGTTTGGACAAATTTTTTTTTGTTAATGTTTAAACTTTGAACATTGGACTCTATTTTCAATTTGTGGACTTTTAAGCTTTAAGTTTGAACTATATGGAAGTATGCATTATCGAATATGGATCCCAATATATTAAGAACTCTATATTAAAATTACCATAAATCATTTTTTTTTTTTTTACTTAAAAAAAAAAACCGAAAAAAACCGAATCGGGCTGAACCGTTCAGTTCAGTTCGGTTTCCGGTTTACATTTTCAAAAAATCAAAACCGAACTGAACCGAACTGAATTTTTAGTTCGGTTTGGTTTCCGATTTTAGGTGAAAACCGAACCGGATAAAACCGATAACACCCCTATTAGATGAATGTTATCATATCAAGATATTTTGACAGATGGCGACATGATTGTTCCAATAATAATTCAATACTGTGATTTCATGCATATTCGTTTTTAGGGTTACATTAATCCTCTGTCACTATAATTAGTATATCNNNNNNNNNNNNNNNNNNNNAAAAAAAAAACCGAAAAAAACCGAACCGGGCTTAACCGTTCAGTTCAGTTCGGTTTCCGGTTTACATTTTCAAAAATCAAAACCGAATTGAATTTTTAGTTCGGTTTGGTTTCCGGTTTTAGGTGAAAACCGAACCGGATAAAACCGATAACACCCCTAGGTTTGAATGTTTGATAAACCACCCGCACTGTCCAGGTATGGTTACCACTTAGCACTAAGCAGGAGTTTTTTTTGTTTTTTCTTGGTGACTTCTGTAGTTCTGTTGCCGTTATTTACTATTTTTAGTTTTTTTCTTGACTCACTTAAAGGGGAGTTAAAGCCAAAGGGTAACCACGCTGAAGAAGCCAGTTCGTTGATAGTTTAACCATGGTTGGCACACCTCATAGTTTTGTTCCATATTGAGGCCTTGAGGGTATATTAGTGAAAACATTGATAAGAATTTATTTTTATTTTTATTTTTTCTGAATGGGAATTTTGGTAAATGTTTCAATTATCGAAAACTCAATATTAATATCGCAAAATCAGTTTAGAAGAGCTAAGACAAATTACGAAAAAATTTCGTTTGTGTTTGAAAAATTGTTTTACACTTATTTTTTTTTTTTTTTAGGGAAAAATTGTTTTTCACTTATATTTTTTTTTTTTTAGGGAAACGGAGTTAAGCTCCTACTGTTATGACATCAACAACGTCAATATAGAATCCTCCAAAATACATAAAGGGCACAAAAGGCTGCAAAAGCAAACAACTTTTTTTTTTTTTAAGGGTTTGGAACCCAGCCTAGCTTGAAGACTCAGCCCCACGCTTGGATTTTAATTAAATAACCATAAAAATTAATTAAAAGCAAACAACTTATACTACCAACAATTGTCGAGTGAGATCGAATAATTCACTAAGAAAAAACGAAACGAAAAACCTACAAAAGCAAA
This genomic interval carries:
- the LOC101295037 gene encoding uncharacterized protein LOC101295037 isoform 1, yielding MADNSSLPSPRPTPSFFSTPRLFTSFTSKPFSETEAVMSPTSILETKPFFGLRNPFWSESNTPKTPEPETKRHWDKLDSKGTGLAIVDALIDDDGSDPKPSKPQTRMVIFGSQLKIQIPPLPSSVLPSSESPKLEAVFGIERTNSHLGPLSSGLSQSPAKKSPFGTVSSGNETPVSPQVFKGCLSVSEMELSEDYTCVISHGPNPKTTHIFDNRVVESCDGVPQLSPTRKENKSSYPSESFLSFCYHCKNNIGQGKDIYMYRLVSLFPLILFIGSSKSFVLIYTKRKAPIKFGCFWWVSQFDLSLILLVLFLVFSYSLCLNGWWLFI
- the LOC101295037 gene encoding uncharacterized protein LOC101295037 isoform 2 gives rise to the protein MADNSSLPSPRPTPSFFSTPRLFTSFTSKPFSETEAVMSPTSILETKPFFGLRNPFWSESNTPKTPEPETKRHWDKLDSKGTGLAIVDALIDDDGSDPKPSKPQTRMVIFGSQLKIQIPPLPSSVLPSSESPKLEAVFGIERTNSHLGPLSSGLSQSPAKKSPFGTVSSGNETPVSPQVFKGCLSVSEMELSEDYTCVISHGPNPKTTHIFDNRVVESCDGVPQLSPTRKENKSSYPSESFLSFCYHCKNNIGQGKDIYMYRGEKAFCSSECRYQEMLLEEEEGS